The sequence below is a genomic window from Monodelphis domestica isolate mMonDom1 chromosome 2, mMonDom1.pri, whole genome shotgun sequence.
CTATAATTTCCTGGGAATGTTTTTGTTGAGTCCATTAGCTGTAGACttgttgggggagaggggaggtagGAAATGGATATGTTGCAAGGCAGGTGGGGGTGCAACTAAGGGAATACTGGCCAGGGTGTTATAAGGTAAGCCTTCTAAGCAACGAATTTGCCATCCAGCTGGGGATAGGGGGGGAGTAGGTAGAGTAAGAGCCAAGAATGGTAGAGCTGGGCATAAGCTCAAAGATCAGTCTGATTCTTAGAGGAGAAGACCATGTGCCTGTAGCTTCCCCCTGCCCATGTCAGCCAGGGTGTGGGGGTGACTTTGGTGCCTGTCAGAGCTAACCAGCCTCTAGGGTACCCCACAGAGCACTTTATGGAGCAAATAAAGAATGAGTGTCACTTCGTCAATGGGACTGAGCACGTGCGGTATATTGGAAAACTCATCTACAACCGCCAAGAGATAGTGTGCTTTGACAGCGACGTAGGAGAGTTTGTGGCCTTGACTGAGCTGGGGCGGCCCATTGCAGAGCTGATGAACAGCCTCCTGGAGGCCCTGGAGCAAGCTCGGGCCCAAGTGTTCATCTGCAGAGACAACTATAGGCTGTTGGAGCCCTTATGGATACAAAGAAGAGGTGAGTGGGGACAACAGAGGGGTGGGGgagcaaatagaaaaggaaagaagatggggaagggaaggaaaggaagatggaaagCACAGGGGGAAgatgggagaggagaagagaagggaaagtgaGTAATGAATGGAATATGACAAGAGGGAAGGGCAGAGTGAGGAGAgactgaagaagagaagggaatggcaaggGCAAGAGATGAGGGCTTCACCTCTGAGCCACTTTGATTCACAGGGATGTAGTCCTATCTCTGCCTATCCCAAGGTCACTTGGCTTCTGAGTCAGGATGCTCAAGGCCTGAACTATCTCCTATGCAGAGATTTCTTCAGTGGATCTACAGAGGAGATGCTCTGGGAAGGACTATGTGATAAAGATAAGAAGTCACAAAAACTCACCTAACAATGATTTCTCTACATATCCCTAAATCCTAATGATTCCAAGCCATGATCATTTAGCACCACAGACTCAGGGGACTACTTTTTGTTCTCTAAAATGTCCAGTTTAACAGAAACCCTGTTCATATACTGGcctaaagaagaaaggaggaccTAGGTCTGGTGCTGGATGAGGTGACAGAGGTGGGGGCTAGACTTGAAAGATATACTCTTGCTCcttcaggatttttcttttatcttccagAGAAGCCTGAAGTGACTGTGTATCCATCAAAGGTGGCTCCCTTAGGACACCCAAACCAACTTGTCTGTTTTGTTACTGGTTTCTATCCTGGTAACATTGAGGTCAAGTGGTTCCTGAATGGTCAGGAGGAGACAGCCGGGGTTATGTCTACAGGCCTGATTAGTAATGGAGACTGGACCTTCCAGATTCTGGTGATACTAGAAATGATCCCCAAGCATGGACATGTCTACACCTGCCAAGTAGAGCACTCCAGCCTTCAGAACCCTATCATTGAGGTCTGGGGTGAGAAGCAGCTCCTGATCTTTCAGACTAAATATTCCTCAGGGCATGGCAGCCTCCAGTTCTGGTCTCCTGTTGCCTTGTCTCCTTCTCTAGGATAGTCTGTACTTTCCCTCAGTGCAACCATCTCATTGCAGTGTTGAGCTAAGGACTATGGAAACTAGGACCTCGACATCTCCAATGACCCCAATAATAGAAGCTAGTCTCTTTTAGGAACTCTATAATCagcctatatttttctttcctttgggaTAGAGGAGCTAGGCTTCCCTTCCTCTTATTGTCCCTGAGATTAGATTTAGCGGGATCCCCAACATTTACATCTGCTCACCAGATGGTTCAGAAGGATGGATCCTGAAAGGAAAATTATGATTCTTATTCTGTCTTCTCCCTAGAAGCACCATCCAGATCTGTCCAGAATAAGATGCTGAGTGGAGTTGGGGGCCTCGTGCTGGGACTGGTTTTCTTTGGGGTTGGCTTCACTGTTCACATTAGGAGTCAGAAAGGTGAGAAACTCCCAGGAAAGCCCTGAAGCCTCCATGTTCACTccaagggaggaaggagggtttGGATTTTTCTGGACTTTGGACCTGATGCTGAGGTGAGGTGGTCTCTGGCTCTGACTACAGTTCTTTATCACCTTGACTTTAAAAAGAGAGTTGAGGAAGCCAGAACTCAGGGCTCAAAAAAACCTTTGGAGGATTCATTATCACATCTTGTGACATAGCTTTGAGACTATACAGAGGAAATCCCCTATCTCAGTGCCATGCATGCATAAGTGTGCCCACACACATGCCCAGAAGCACAAACTTCTTATTCCGCTTTGCTCAGATGTTCTGCTCTCTTCCCTTTTGTGGATGTAGATTTACTAGTTAAGTTAATGAATGTTTCTATCTGACCTATCTCCCAGGAAACCAAGACCAACAACTAACAGGTAAGTTCCTCCACCCAGGTCAGACTTGATTCTGATAATTACAATCTTTTCTCAATAGGGTTGGAATTTAAGAAAGACTTTGGACCATGAAGGGGAAGATATGCTGCTGCTTATGGACTCTGAGTCCTTTGGATATCATGCCACTGACATCTGATGGTCTTCAACTAACCCCTGAAGCTTTGTGTCCCCTGAGCCTGATGCCTCTCCTCTCCGCATCTCTCCCTAGCACAGAAGCCAACTCAGTTCATTAAAAGTAGTAATATGCTAAAAATCCAAACACACCCATGTCCATAATGTGCCTTGATATCACcttcttttaaattaatgttttattccttggattttccctcctttttatttataaatatactcCCTCCCAACTTCCTCTATTTACTAAGACATCACctgaatcaaaaatgaaaatatatatagagagaatcaACCAATTTAATCCACTTTTTGACAACCTAGACAACATTTCACACTCATGGTCCTCTATCTCTTTGATAGGAGGAAGCAGTTGCATATCCTCCTCCATGACCAAACTTGGTCATTGTAGTTATGCCAAGTATAGTTCCATTTTGTTGCTCTTTTTTGCCTTGATAGCCTCctcatattttattcttggttctgcatattttactctgcattggttcatgtaaatccttccattttttcctgaATTTCTCATATCCCTTATTTCTAGTCCACATTATGAATGTTTAGCTTTTTCCAAATTGATGACTACCcactttctttctagttctttgttaccacCATAAAATACACTGTAAATATTTGACCTATGAGATAACCTCCATTTGTGGCCTCTTTTAAGTTATGTATCCagcaaaaagattaaaaatatgaaaactttagttgatatttttgttcaaatgttTTCCATAATGCATGAACTATTTCACAACTCCGCTAAGAATGTATCGATGTGGTTCTCATCCTGGAGTTCaactctttctatcttttgtgaTTTTTACTAATTTTATGAAGGTGAAATGAaacctcacagttgtttttatttccctcatttatGTCTGTTAGTAGCTTGTTATTCTTTGGAAGAATTTACCCAGATTATTTGACCACTTGTCCATTGGAAAATTTTGATTTAATCTGGCATTTGTTAATTACCTATAAATCTTGGCTATGGCACAGCTTTTGATGCAGTTTTATCCAACTGACAGTTTCTTTTATTccagtgttttcatttttttttcatttccagttTATTCATGTTTTTATACAAAAGTTTTCACTCTGATGTATTCTAAATTGGCTTGATTATCTTTAGTGTTCTCTTCTAACACTTATCTGGTCAACACTTCTGGCCTTAGCCATAGTTGGCATATAGTCAGTTTAAATGGGTCAgtgattattggttgtagacacaatttgctttccttctggaatatcatattctaatccTTGCTGTACTTcattgtggaagctgccagatcctgtgtaatccttactgggactccatgatatctgaattgttttttctggctgtttatagtattttctccttgactttgaagcttttgaattttgatataacattcctgggagttgtcaattAGGGGtttaatgtagggggtgatctgtgaattctttcaacgtatcttttgccctcttgttcaggAATATCAGGACAGTactcttggataatttcttgtaatatgatgtccaagctttattttttggtcatggctttcaggtagttcaataattctcaaattgtctctcctggatctgttttccagtatagttgttttttcaattagatatttcatttttccttctattttttttattctttttagttttattatttatttttattatttcttgatgtcttgtgaaatcattaacttctacttCCCCAATTCTAGTATTTAAAGATTGATTTTCATCTatggtcttttgattttcctttccaatttggtctatcctgcttttcatggcactCCTTTCCTCATCTGGCATTTTTTGCCTGTTCTTCtagctggtcaattctggttttcaatatgcttattacttcatttgatttctatgtctctctttccatttgggcaattttgccttttaaactattgttttcattttgtattgctttgatttcttttccccacttttcttcccatttttcttctatctgtcttacctagttcttgaactccttttttagTTCCTCCACAGCTTGTGACcagtttcctttatttttgcAGAGTTTGCAtgtgttttattgtttctcaCTATCTCCTGTTGCTTTTGTTCTTTGCTCTTTCTCTCCATAGAAAACTTCCAGGGTCAAGGgttgtttttgctgttgtttactCCTTTTCCTGCTGGAGGACTAGGAGTCCTACATGTTGCTAGTCATTTATGTCTTAGCTTCTGTCTCTCAGGGCTTTGCATTGAAGcaatcttcccttccctgtctgagGCCCAAGTGAAGGCAGGTAGGTCTatggtggtttttgttttttgtaggtGTAACAGGCTTCAATGTGTTTTGCACTGAGGCCATCTTCTGCTGCTGCCACTACCTGTTGCTACTACTGCTGCTTCTGAAGCTCTGAACCCCACCTCCAGGACCTGGTATTTCCAAGGGTGGGTCTGTGGTGTAGCATGCTGTGCCGTGTTTTTCACTGAGGCTATCTTCCCTGCCCTAGCTGCTAACATTGTGACTGTGCTACTACCTCCATGCCCAGGATTGAGTCTGGTGCTATTAAGCTTTGGATTTTTCTGCCAGGCTCTGGAGTAGCATCCAGGGGTAAGTTTGTGGTGCCTTTAGCCAGCCCCCTAGAATTCCAAGATTGCCCTggttctggctctggctctggctctgcctTTGGTGCAGTGGTCAACCTGTGCTTTTCCTTGTGCCATTTTGCCCCCTTATAACAGGGAAATCCCCTCTCACTGCCTTTCACTCAGTGTCCAGTGGAAAAGGCCCTTTGCTCATCCTGCTTTtacttctgtccttttgagatgctttgtaggGATTGGTTTGAAAGGATATTCCAAGCAGCTTAAAGATTTCCCTGATACtataccaccatcttgactgccTCACCCCACCCCACATTAGCCATAGTTGGGAAAAGTATCTCCACTTATTCCCTGGATGTTGTCCATGACCACAAGGaagaattttaatagaaaaagaagtTTTTTATGAGTGACAatgattttatctttttctgcATTCCTTCCA
It includes:
- the LOC130457006 gene encoding DLA class II histocompatibility antigen, DR-1 beta chain-like, which produces MLHMWTNLIINLLLLLTSLMATGRDSPEHFMEQIKNECHFVNGTEHVRYIGKLIYNRQEIVCFDSDVGEFVALTELGRPIAELMNSLLEALEQARAQVFICRDNYRLLEPLWIQRREKPEVTVYPSKVAPLGHPNQLVCFVTGFYPGNIEVKWFLNGQEETAGVMSTGLISNGDWTFQILVILEMIPKHGHVYTCQVEHSSLQNPIIEVWEAPSRSVQNKMLSGVGGLVLGLVFFGVGFTVHIRSQKGLEFKKDFGP